GGCTTTGCGTCACATGCGAGATTTCGTGCGCCAGCACGCCGGCCAGCTCCGATTCGCTGCGCGTGGCGAGGATCAGCCCGGTATGCACGCCGACGAAGCCGCCGGGCAGCGCAAAGGCGTTGAGCATCGGATCGCGCACGACGAAGAACTCGAAGCCGCTACGCGCCCCCTCGACATGGCTGGCAAGTTTCTGGCCGAGACGGTCGATGTAGTCGGCGATCTCGGCATCATGGACGTAGTCGGGATCGCGCCGGATCTCGGCCATGATCTTCTCGCCCAGCCGCCGCTCGGCCGGCAGCGACAGGCCGCTGCGTTCCAATTCACCCAGATCGGGCAAGCCGTCGGCCGAAGCCATTCCCGCCGGCAACAGAAGCAAAAGGCAGAACCACAGGATCGCTCGCATCAGGCTATGATACCGGCGCTCTCTTCTGGTTCCCTTCGGCAAAGTGCAAGCAAATATGAGCAATTCCCCTCTCACTCACTTCGATGCCGCCGGCCAGGCCCACATGGTCGATGTCGGCGCCAAGGCCGAGACGGCGCGGCTGGCTCGTGCCACCGGCCGCATCCGCATGCAGCCGGCCACCTTCGAACTGATCCAGTCCGGCTCGGCCAAGAAAGGCGACGTGCTCGGCGTCGCCCGGATCGCGGCGATCCAGGCCGCCAAGCGCACCGCCGATCTGATCCCGCTTTGCCACCCGATCGCGCTCACCCGCGTCGCCGCCGATTTCACGCTCGATGAAGCGACCAGCAGCGTCACCTGCACCGTCACCGCCGAGACCTTTGGCCGTACCGGCGTCGAGATGGAAGCGCTCACCGCTTGCGCCACCGGCCTGCTGACCATCTACGACATGGTGAAGGCCGTCGATCGCGGCATGGTCATCGAGGAAGTGCGCCTGCTGGAAAAGGCCGGCGGCAAATCAGGGCACTGGCAGGCAGGGTAAGCCTCCTGCCAGAACCGAGCTTCTGTTTCCTCCTCTTGGACGCAATACACGAAATCGGTCAAGCCAATTTCGCCTACCTCCAGTCTAGATTCGGCTTGCGGTGCGAAAGCGCGCAGTCACGCAAATACAGGTTGATGAGGCTCTGGTAAGGGATGCCGACCTCTTCCGAAAGCGCCTTGAAATATTCGATCGATTCTTCATCCAGACGGATGGTGATCTGCTTCTTCAGTCGGGAAGCGTAGGGATTTTTCCGGGCGGTGGAAAAGTCATATTCTTTACGCATTTCAAATACCTTCATCGATAGAATCTTGCTTCATTGGCCGTTGCCTTGCGGGCGGAGATGATCCGGATCGATCCGCCGTCGCTCCGATAGCAGTGGCAGACAACCGGGAGCCGCAAAGCGGAACTGAGCCCGAGCAGAACGAAACGCTCTTCGTCTTCTGAATGATCGGGATCGTCGATGAGCTTGGCGCGTTCATCGTAGAAGACGGACCTCGCCTCCTCGAACGTGACCCCATGCTTCCTGACGTTGGCCGCAGCCTTGCGTTGGTCCCACTCGAAACGTAATGCGCTCATTACACAAGTGTAGTTGCAATGTATTTATTGCACAATCGATACGGTTAACTGCAATGGATCATGCAAGCACTGCCTTCGCACAATGCACGAAATCGGCGATCGCCTCGGTCGGCTGATAGCCCGATACCATCTGTGCGAGCAGCTGCCTGATCACCGGCGCATCATTGGCCGCCAGGGCCGCTTCGAGCGCGGCCAGGCGGGGTTCGAGTTCGGCCCAGGAAAGAAAGTGCTCGCGCGCCTTCATGATGCGCGGATGAAGCGTCGGCTGCGGATCATCGCCGATCAGAAGCTCCTCATACAGCTTTTCGCCAGGACGCAAACCGGTGATCGCGATCTCGATGTCGCCATCCGGATTCGCCTCATCGCGCACCGTCAGGCCAGAGAGCTCGATCATGCGCCGGGCGAGCTCGATGATCTTCACCGCCTCGCCCATGTCGAGCACGAAAACAGCGCCGCTCTCGTTGGCTGCCCCGGCCAAGGCGCCGGCCTGGATCACCAGCTGCGCCGCTTCGGGAATCGTCATGAAATAGCGCGTCACCTCGGGGTGGGTCAATGTCACCGGCCCGCCATCCCGGATCTGCTTGCGAAACAAGGGCACCACCGAGCCCGAAGAGCCGAGCACGTTGCCAAAGCGCACCATCGTGAAGCGCGTCATGCCGCCTTGCGCGGCGAGCGCCTGCAAGATCAGCTCCGCCAGACGCTTGCTCGCACCCATCACGTTGGTCGGCCGCACCGCCTTGTCGGTGGAAATCAGCACGAAATCGGCCACTCCATGCTCGCGCGCAAGGCTGGCCAGGTTGAGCGTGCCAAACGCGTTGTTGCGGATGCCCTCTGCGATGTTGTGCTCGACCAGCGGCACATGCTTGTAAGCCGCCGCATGGTAGATCGTCTCCGGTCGGAAGGAAGACAAGATCGCCCCCATGCGCTCAGCATCGGCGACCGAACCAATCAGCGGCACCGGCTCGAAGCCGGGGGACAGATGGCGCAGCTCGCGATCGATCTGGTAGAGCGCGTATTCGCTGATCTCCACCAGCAGCAGACGACGGGGGGAAAGCACCGCGATCTGCCGGCACAGCTCGCTGCCGATCGACCCCCCCGCGCCAGTGATCAGCACCACCTTGTCGCGGATGTTGCGCTCGAGCAAACCGGGTTCTGGCGCGACCGGCTCGCGGCCGAGCAGATCGTCTATGTTCGGCTCGCGCAGATCAGAGACATGCACCTCGCCCCTGGCCAGGTCGGCCACGCCCGGCAGCGTGCGCACCGCGACCTTCGCTACCCGCAACCGCTCGAGGATCTCATTGCGACGGCGTCGACTCGCAGAGGGGATCGCCAGCAGCACGTCGTGAATCTGCTGCGCCGCGACCAGGGTCGGCAGATCGTCCGGCGCATGGATCGGCAGACCATTCATCACACCGCCTTGCAAGTGCTGGTCGTCGTCGAGAAAACCGACCACTTTCATTTCGTGGCTATGGGCCAGCGCCGCCGCCAGCTGCCGGCCGGCGCTACCGGCGCCATAGATCAACACCTTCGGCAAAGCCGCTCGCCTCAGGATGTTCTGATACGGCTCGCCCAGCCAGTAACGTGCGAAAACGCGTGAAGCGCCGACGGCGACGAGCAACAACACAGGCTGGATCAGCCCCACCGTGCGCGGCACGCCGGGCACGCCGATCGCCGTAAAAAGCGCCGCATAAAGCAGCGTATAGACGAACATCGCCTTGGCCACGGCAAGCAAGGCCTGCATCCCGGCATAGCGGAAGATCGCGCGGTAGAGGCCGGTGACCACGAAGATCGGCAGCGCCAATACCAAAGCGCCGAGCGCCGCCCACTGTGGCCTCCATTGATCATCGCCGAAGAAGCGCACCCATTCGTCGAGCCGCAAATAGAACGCCAACCAGACCGTCAGCACGCACAGGCTCGCATCCACCGCCAGCGCCACGAGGCGTTTCGCCGGCCGCGGCAGATCGAGCAGGAGTTGGGTGGTTTTGACGAAAGGCATGTTGATTCCTATCGGTCACGCAGCCAATGGCCGACCGGTTGCGCCAGAAAATCCTCCAGCGCGATACCGTCTCCCCCTACCAGCAACACGCGCTGCGGCTTGAACGCCTTGACGAAAGCGGCCGTGCCGGCGTGAGCGCGCGGGGTGCGCCCGCTTTTCACTTCGATGGCGACGATGCGCCGCCCGGCCGTCACCACGAAATCCACCTCTTGTTTGCCCTCGCGCCAGTAATACACGGTGCATTCGCCGGCGAGTGCGGCATTGGCCAGATGCGCCCCGACGGCGGATTCCGTCAGCCGCCCCCAAAACTCGCGATCGGCCCTGGCCTCTTCAAAACCGAGACCAGTCATGGCGGTCATCAGTGCGGTATTGAGCACCTGTAGCTTGGGGCTGGAGCCCCGACTGCGCGCGACATCCCCGGCAAACTTGGGCAGACCGCAGACCATGCCCGCTTTGGCGAGCAAGCTCAGGTAATGCGCCAGCGTCGTGGTATTGCCGGCGTCTTGCAGCTGACCCAGCATCTTGGTGTAGGAAAGCACCTGCCCCGAATAGCGGCAGGCCAGCTCGAACAGGCGGCGCAGCAGCGCGGGCTTGTCCACACGGGTCAGCAGCAGGACATCGCGCGCAATCGAGGTCTCAATCAGGCTATCGGCCACATAGCGCGCCCAGCGCGCTGGATCGGAGATCAATGCCGCAGCGCCCGGATAACCGCCAAAGAACAGGTATTCCTCCAGCCCGAAGCCGAACGCGCCGCGCATCTCGGCAAACGTCCAATGCCCCAGCACGAGCGTCTCGAATCGTCCGGCCAGGCTTTCCGTGAGTCCCTGCGCGATCAGCAAGGGGGCCGAGCCGAGCAGCACCACTTTCAGCGGCCGCCCGAGCCGGCTATCCTCGTCCCACAGGCGTTTGACGGTTTCCGACCAGGCCGGAATTTTCTGGATTTCATCCAGCACCAGCACCGCGTCTTCCCTGCCGGCAATGGCAAGCCGCGCCGCCTCCCATTGTTGGGCGATCCATTCCCTGCCGCGCAGCGTCGGCTCATCGGCGCTGGCGTAACGCACCGGTTGCGGCATCATTGCTGCGACCTGCTGCACCAGCGTCGTTTTGCCCACCTGCCGCGGCCCCACCACGACCTGTATGAAGCGACGCGGCTCGTTGAGTCGCGCAGCCAGGATGGCCGCCTGCGGGCGCTGGAATGCTCCCGAAGATTTACTCTCCATACTGAGTATTTTTGCTCAGGACACTGAGCAAATCAACAAGGCTCGGCCAGGAATTTTTTCGGCTGGTGAGAAAACGAGACGAAATTCTCCGGGGTGACGATCACCGGCTTGGCGTGCGGAAACTGCTTCATGAACTGCTCCAGCCCCCGCAAAGATTTCTTCCTACCCGATTTGACCTCGATCGCATACAGCTCGCCCTGATGACGGTAGACGAAATCGACCTCGGCGTTCTTCTCCCACCAGTAAAACAGCTCGCCTGGCAGCTGCATCACTTCCGCCCCCACCGCCAGCTCAAAGACCCGCCCACGCTGCTCGGGGTCCGCCAGCGCGACAGCAACTGGCGCACCCCGGTCGTCTTGCCGACTTGGCGCGGGCCAACCAACACCTGGATCAACGGCGCAGGTTCGTTCAACCGCGCCTGCAAGCGGGCGACGAAAGGACGTTCGAAAGACGAATCCATCGCAGCAGCTTAGCATTGCCAGGGTCGTCTAGTATTTTTACAAGGCTTACCTTGCATTTTTCCAACTATTGATCAAGGCAGTGTGGTCGGCTGTCCACACTTCGCGCGAATCTCGGCGCTGGCAAGATGGCACTATTGCCGCACCCGGTCGCCCGCACCCTTGCCCAACACGGTCAGCACGAGATAGCGGAAGTAATCGGCGGGCCCCAGCCGCGCGAGCATCTGGGCATCGGTCATTGCCAGCCGTTCGGGCTGCGACATGTCGATGCCGCTATGTCGCCCGATGCATCACATCGCGTAATGCAAGGCAGGTCCGGCCAATCTCATCCCTCGTAAGCCCGGGATGCACGAGAAACATCAAGCTGGTCTCGCCGAGTTCCCGCGACACGGGAAGGCGCTGCGAAGGCCGCCAGGGGGTGTCATCGAACGCCTTCTCGCGATACACCTCCGAGCAGGAGCCTGCATAGCAGGGCACCGACAATGCGTTGATTTCTTCCAAGATACGGTCCCGGTTCCATCCTGGTCGCAGCCGTTGCGGTTCGACATAGACGTAGCATTTATAGCCCGCGTGTTCTATTTCCTCTGGCAATCTCGGCACACGCAAACCCGGCAAACGACGCGCGGCTTCCCAGATGGCGTTGGCGTTGCGCATGCGCTCTGCATGCCAGGCATTCATGCGCCGTAGCTGAATACGCCCGATCGCCGCCTGCATCTCGGTCATGCGCCAATTTGTGCCAAAACTTTCATGCAACCAGCGAAAGCCTGGCGAATGTTTGCGTTCATACACGGCGGCATAACTTTTGCCATGATCTTTGAATGCCCACATATCCCGCCAAAGATTTTCATCGTCGGTGGTGACCATGCCCCCTTCACCGCCGGTCGTCATGATCTTATCCTGGCAAAAGCTCCAGGCGGCCACATGGCCTATGCTCCCCACACTGCGACCTTTGTAGCGGGCACCATGCGCCTGTGCGCAATCCTCGATCACCTTCAAATGATGCCGACTTGCCAATTCCATGATGGGATCCATGTCTGCCGGCCATCCAGCCAAATGCACGACGATCACTGCACGCGTGCGTGGTGACAGAACCGTGGCAATCGTCTCAGCTGTAAGATTACCGCTGTCACGGTCCACATCCGCGAATACGGGTGTTGCCCCAGCATTTACCACGCAAGACACGCTGGCAATGAAACTCCGTGGCGTCACAATAACCTCATCACCAGGCCCTATTCCGAGCCCCTTGAGCGCCAAATCCAGCGCCACCGTCCCATTCGCCAGCGCGATGGCGTAACGGGTGCCAACCCATTCAGCGAACTCTTTTTCAAACGCCCGACATTCCGTGCCTGTCCAGTAATTCACCCGGTTGGAAAGCAACACGCGCCGGACGGCTTGTGCTTCTTCTTCCGTGTAATTTGGCCAAGGTGTAAAACCCGTCTCAAGCATGTCAAACCTTCACTTCATCAGCGGTCGTGCAGGGTTACCAATCACCGTCACGCCTAGCGGCACGCTCCTTGTCACGACTGCACCCATCCCGACTACCGCGCCCCGCCCGATCACAAGGGGCTCTCCGGGCTTCCCCTGACGGATGATCGCCCCGGCACCGATATAGGCATGATCCTCGATCACCACATTGCCGTTGCATTTCACGCCTGGCGCAAACGTGACATAGTCGCCGATCACGCAGTCATGTTCGACGTAGCTATAGAGATTCGCCTGAAAATGTTTGCCAATCCGGATGTTGCTGGTGAGCGTGACAAAGGGGCAGAGGATCGCGCCTTCGCCAAGCAAAACATCATCCATCTGCACTACGCTCTCCGCCCGTACTTCAAAAAAACGCACCCCATCTTCTGCGCATCGCCGGGCAAGCCGCTCGCGGATAGTGCCATTGGCGATCGCGATACTGACCCAGCGTTCCTCGGCGGGCTGGGCCAGCCAGTCGGCATAAGTCAGCACGCGATGCCCATTGATTGATTGACCCCGCGGCTGGTCATCGACAAACACGAGTTCGTAAGGCGCATCGGTCTTTGCCCATTGGGCCCGGGCCAGCGGCATCACGCCACGCCCGCAGCCACTCGCACCATAAACCGCCACGCGAATCACTGTGTTCCCTCGCTCGTAGAGGCGCCTGTAAACTTGGGCATGGTCGCTTCCCCTTTCGCACTGATGCCTTCTCGCGCCAGCACTTGCTTGATCGTCAGCCAGAGAATCTTGAGATCGAGCCAAAAATTGTGATGGTCCACATACCACACATCCAGCTTGAATTTCTCTTCCCAGCTCAATGCATTGCGGCCATTCACCTGCGCCCAACCCGTGATGCCCGGGCGGACCTCGTGTCGCCGCGCCTGCTCGGGCGTGTAGAGCGGCAGATATTCCATCAGCAGCGGCCGTGGTCCGATGAGACTCATGTCGCCCTTGAGCACATTCCAGAGTTCGGGCAGTTCGTCCAAGCTGGTAGCGCGCAGCCACCGGCCAAATGGTGTCAGACGCTGGGCATCAGGCAATAGCTCGCTGTTGGGCCCCCGTGCATCCGTCATCGTACGAAACTTGATCATCACGAAGGGTTTGCCGTGGAGCCCGGGCCGGACTTGGCGAAAGAACACTGGCTTCCCCAATTTGTACCGGATCATCCCAGCCAACACCACGATTGGAGCTGCCATGAGCGACAACAAGATGGAGGCGAAGACGATATCGAATGCTCGTTTCATCGCTCACAGCCCCAAGATTCTCAGGAGTTGCGCATTGATCTTACGCACATCGAAACGTTCTTCCGCCAAACGCCTACTGGTAGCACCCATGCTCGAGATCAGATCGGGCTCGAGAATGAACCGTTCCATCGCCGCAGCCAATGCCGGGGCATCCCGTACCGGTACAAGGAAACCATTGTGCCCCGGTACCACGGTTTCGCGGCAGCCGGGTGCATCCGTGGTGATGACCGCCCGCCCCATTGCCATCGCCTCCTGCGTGCTGCGCGGGACGCCCTCTCGGTAAGATGGCAGGACATAAACGTGGGTCTGGGTCAACCAGGGTTTGACCGCCACGTGTCCAAGCCACTCGATCACGCCTTCGTCTGCCCAGCTTTCCACCTCGGCGCGCCCTATGGCTCCAGGATTCTCATCCAGCCCACCTAGCAGCAAAAAACGCACGTCCGGATGGCGTGCCTTGATGATGCGTGCAGCCGCCACATATTCCCGCACGCCTTTCTCGCGCAGCAGGCGCGCGGCCATGGCGAAGGTGATGGGATGCTCTGGTAGGGAGGGCAAGGCGGCTCCTGGCCATTCGTCGAGATCGACGCCTGTCCCCCCAACACAGGAGACCCGC
This genomic interval from Sulfuricystis multivorans contains the following:
- a CDS encoding DegT/DnrJ/EryC1/StrS family aminotransferase, translating into MLETGFTPWPNYTEEEAQAVRRVLLSNRVNYWTGTECRAFEKEFAEWVGTRYAIALANGTVALDLALKGLGIGPGDEVIVTPRSFIASVSCVVNAGATPVFADVDRDSGNLTAETIATVLSPRTRAVIVVHLAGWPADMDPIMELASRHHLKVIEDCAQAHGARYKGRSVGSIGHVAAWSFCQDKIMTTGGEGGMVTTDDENLWRDMWAFKDHGKSYAAVYERKHSPGFRWLHESFGTNWRMTEMQAAIGRIQLRRMNAWHAERMRNANAIWEAARRLPGLRVPRLPEEIEHAGYKCYVYVEPQRLRPGWNRDRILEEINALSVPCYAGSCSEVYREKAFDDTPWRPSQRLPVSRELGETSLMFLVHPGLTRDEIGRTCLALRDVMHRAT
- a CDS encoding polysaccharide biosynthesis protein, coding for MPFVKTTQLLLDLPRPAKRLVALAVDASLCVLTVWLAFYLRLDEWVRFFGDDQWRPQWAALGALVLALPIFVVTGLYRAIFRYAGMQALLAVAKAMFVYTLLYAALFTAIGVPGVPRTVGLIQPVLLLVAVGASRVFARYWLGEPYQNILRRAALPKVLIYGAGSAGRQLAAALAHSHEMKVVGFLDDDQHLQGGVMNGLPIHAPDDLPTLVAAQQIHDVLLAIPSASRRRRNEILERLRVAKVAVRTLPGVADLARGEVHVSDLREPNIDDLLGREPVAPEPGLLERNIRDKVVLITGAGGSIGSELCRQIAVLSPRRLLLVEISEYALYQIDRELRHLSPGFEPVPLIGSVADAERMGAILSSFRPETIYHAAAYKHVPLVEHNIAEGIRNNAFGTLNLASLAREHGVADFVLISTDKAVRPTNVMGASKRLAELILQALAAQGGMTRFTMVRFGNVLGSSGSVVPLFRKQIRDGGPVTLTHPEVTRYFMTIPEAAQLVIQAGALAGAANESGAVFVLDMGEAVKIIELARRMIELSGLTVRDEANPDGDIEIAITGLRPGEKLYEELLIGDDPQPTLHPRIMKAREHFLSWAELEPRLAALEAALAANDAPVIRQLLAQMVSGYQPTEAIADFVHCAKAVLA
- a CDS encoding sugar transferase translates to MKRAFDIVFASILLSLMAAPIVVLAGMIRYKLGKPVFFRQVRPGLHGKPFVMIKFRTMTDARGPNSELLPDAQRLTPFGRWLRATSLDELPELWNVLKGDMSLIGPRPLLMEYLPLYTPEQARRHEVRPGITGWAQVNGRNALSWEEKFKLDVWYVDHHNFWLDLKILWLTIKQVLAREGISAKGEATMPKFTGASTSEGTQ
- a CDS encoding ATP-binding protein, with the protein product MESKSSGAFQRPQAAILAARLNEPRRFIQVVVGPRQVGKTTLVQQVAAMMPQPVRYASADEPTLRGREWIAQQWEAARLAIAGREDAVLVLDEIQKIPAWSETVKRLWDEDSRLGRPLKVVLLGSAPLLIAQGLTESLAGRFETLVLGHWTFAEMRGAFGFGLEEYLFFGGYPGAAALISDPARWARYVADSLIETSIARDVLLLTRVDKPALLRRLFELACRYSGQVLSYTKMLGQLQDAGNTTTLAHYLSLLAKAGMVCGLPKFAGDVARSRGSSPKLQVLNTALMTAMTGLGFEEARADREFWGRLTESAVGAHLANAALAGECTVYYWREGKQEVDFVVTAGRRIVAIEVKSGRTPRAHAGTAAFVKAFKPQRVLLVGGDGIALEDFLAQPVGHWLRDR
- a CDS encoding BrnT family toxin, which codes for MSALRFEWDQRKAAANVRKHGVTFEEARSVFYDERAKLIDDPDHSEDEERFVLLGLSSALRLPVVCHCYRSDGGSIRIISARKATANEARFYR
- a CDS encoding NeuD/PglB/VioB family sugar acetyltransferase, which codes for MIRVAVYGASGCGRGVMPLARAQWAKTDAPYELVFVDDQPRGQSINGHRVLTYADWLAQPAEERWVSIAIANGTIRERLARRCAEDGVRFFEVRAESVVQMDDVLLGEGAILCPFVTLTSNIRIGKHFQANLYSYVEHDCVIGDYVTFAPGVKCNGNVVIEDHAYIGAGAIIRQGKPGEPLVIGRGAVVGMGAVVTRSVPLGVTVIGNPARPLMK
- a CDS encoding BrnA antitoxin family protein translates to MRKEYDFSTARKNPYASRLKKQITIRLDEESIEYFKALSEEVGIPYQSLINLYLRDCALSHRKPNLDWR
- a CDS encoding glycosyltransferase family 4 protein; the protein is MKTVAIITSFAPSLANFRGPLIREIASRGHRVVTLAPDFDEESRTAVHALGAETQDYPLSRTGMNPLHDSASLMALYRSLTVLRPDVVLSYFIKPVIYGTMAAAWAAVPHRVAMIPGLGFAFTVPGAPLNIKRRMLQTGVSILYRLALQRAHVVLTFNPDDAKELKTRGLARPARVSCVGGTGVDLDEWPGAALPSLPEHPITFAMAARLLREKGVREYVAAARIIKARHPDVRFLLLGGLDENPGAIGRAEVESWADEGVIEWLGHVAVKPWLTQTHVYVLPSYREGVPRSTQEAMAMGRAVITTDAPGCRETVVPGHNGFLVPVRDAPALAAAMERFILEPDLISSMGATSRRLAEERFDVRKINAQLLRILGL
- a CDS encoding DUF4143 domain-containing protein, translating into MLSCCDGFVFRTSFRRPLAGAVERTCAVDPGVGWPAPSRQDDRGAPVAVALADPEQRGRVFELAVGAEVMQLPGELFYWWEKNAEVDFVYRHQGELYAIEVKSGRKKSLRGLEQFMKQFPHAKPVIVTPENFVSFSHQPKKFLAEPC
- the moaC gene encoding cyclic pyranopterin monophosphate synthase MoaC, coding for MSNSPLTHFDAAGQAHMVDVGAKAETARLARATGRIRMQPATFELIQSGSAKKGDVLGVARIAAIQAAKRTADLIPLCHPIALTRVAADFTLDEATSSVTCTVTAETFGRTGVEMEALTACATGLLTIYDMVKAVDRGMVIEEVRLLEKAGGKSGHWQAG